Below is a genomic region from Mustela lutreola isolate mMusLut2 chromosome 1, mMusLut2.pri, whole genome shotgun sequence.
TGTTACTTTTTAAAGACTCTAGTGCCTTGATCAAAATATTAATTCTGGACTTCATCTTCTTAAtcccaggaaaataaaaaggtatagTAACTCTGTCTAATCAGAATCCCATGTCCTTGCTCCTAACTAcacatttgctttttctctgtatcCGTTggagcttcatttttaaaaatttctcaagtTCAATCTTCTAGATCACTGATTATCTTTCCAAGTGTGACTATTGTATCCTTAAATCTACTCCTTTcaatgttaaatttgttttttttttcctttctaagagatatgactgatttttcttttgagtgtgtttattttgttatgtATCTTTTCAAGACTTTTTTACTTAAAACCTTGTAAAGATAATGCTTTTCAATATCCTTCATCAAATAACttcaatattttaagtttttgtagCTTATATTTTGCTATCTGTCATCCTTATGGGCTTTTATTCACAAtctgcttattttaaataaattgtctTTTTACCACTTGCTTCTGGTAAATTTCATTACCACAACTCAATTTCTTCAGAAACTTCTGTGTTGAAGTTTGAGGATCTCAAGAAATGATTTaggtttgtttgttattttctgaAACCACTACCAATCCAGGATAACTTCAAATTCCTTTCTGAGAGAAGCAGTTGGTGTGAACTCGGGCTGCAAAGTCCTATAAGGACCAGCCTGTGGTTCAGTATTTATGGAGACTATTTCCCCCATATTAGAAGCTTTGAGGTAGTCAGTTTTATAAGAAGTCCCAGATGGGAATGAGggataaagatgaagaaatgggcTTATTTCTAATGTATGACTTTTTATTCAGGATGTGGTTTTGTAAAGCCCTATCTAAATAGTAGGGGATCTCCTACTACATTCTCCACCTGCTTCAGCCCATATTTACCTTATGTCCCTGAATTTTAGATTTTGAGCTCCCCTAGGTAATGGAGATGGGTGCTTAAGTTCATGGAGTGCTACATCTGCCCTCACATTGAAAGCCAACATCAATATTTGATTTTAATGTTTCAATTTCATTCAATCCTTAGCCTGATAATTCTCTTTTTGACCAGCTCATGGGTGTCTCCAAGacattcaaatataaatataggaaTAGGTACAGGTATAAGTTAGGTAGAGATATATGTATGAGTAAGGAACTAGGTATTAATAAAAAGAGATTAGATACAGACATAATCATAAAAATTAGTTGTATATATATTCAGTGGGAAATTGGCTCTAAGTACCCCAGTTCATCTTGACACTGGATACTATCATCATTTACATCCTTAGGAACTTAATAGTGGATCCCACCAAAATGttttctcagacttttttttaaatttattttttatttatttgattttgtgtgctgcatttaaataaaatttgatactTAAATAGTTTTGATTCATTTAATATTAACGAGGCAATCAAACTGAAAATATGCATTCATGCAAGAGAAACTGTAAGATGAAATACAgatgaaagaacaaagatgaggAAACATTATATTGTATATTCAATAAATGTCTATTAACCACCTCTcatgtgccaaaaaaaaaaaaaaattgtgctagggaaagggtggtggggtagGTGTTACCCTCATAGAATTTATAAGCTAAGTACATAGTCATCAGAGTCTATGATAGGTTaactccttctctcttctttagtTACTCAAAGACATCTGCCTTACTAAAGTCACTGCTGATGCTACCTTATAACAGCAGCTACCTCTCTGCCGAACTCTCGGACTTCATCCTGAATTGCTTTGTCAGGTCCCCCAGCTGGCAGCACTGGCTGTCTCTGCCCCTcagcctcctcttcttcctggccATGGGAGCCAATGCCACCCTCTTGATCACTGTCTGGCTGGAGGCCTCTCTGCATGAACCCATGTACTACTTACTCAGTCTCCTCTCCCTGTTGGACATTGCACTCTGCCTCACCGTCATCCCCAAGGTCCTGGCCATATTCTGGTTTGACCTCAAGTCCATCAGCTTCTATGCCTGCTTCCTCCAGATGTACATCATGAATTGCTGTCTCGGCATGGAGTCCTGCACATTCATGgtcatggcctatgaccgctatgtagCCATCTGCCACCCACTGAGGTACCCATCCATCATCACTGACCAATTTGTAGCTAAGgctgctatttttattttggccAGGAATGCATTTCTTACTATGTTCATTCCAATCCTCTCTGCCCGGCTCCATTATTGTGGAAAACATATAATTGAAAACTGTATCTGTGCCAACCTCTCTGTGTCCAAGCTCTCCTGTGATAACGTTGTCCTTAACAAAATGTACCAGTTAATTGTGGCCTGGACTCTTCTGGGCTCTGACCTcatcctcatcttcctctcctaTACCTTCATTCTAAGAGCTGTTCTTAGACTCAAGGCAAAAGGGGCAGCTGCCAAAGCTCTGAGCACATGTGGCTCCCACTTCATTCTCATCCTTTTCTTCAGCACCAtccttctggtttttgtttttacccatattgccaagaaaaaaatttcccctgATATCCCCATCTTACTTAATGTCCTACACCATGTAATTCCTGCAGCTCTCAACCCCATTGTCTATGGAGTACGAACCCAGGAGATTAAAGAGGGGATTGGGAAAATACTGAGGAGAGTGGGAAAGAGCAGTAACTAATTGTGTTCTAGCTTGACTTTTCTCAACCAAAACCACTCAAATCACAGTTGCAAAGCAAGAACTTGGAGATAAAATTGCAATCCTCATAATTTCTCTGGACAGGTCTGAAGATATGAACTGCATGGTTTCCTCTTACCTCCAGTCAAATCACGTCTCTTACCTTCAATCATTTTCAGAAAGTGGCTAAGGATATAGATATAAAAGTCTCATCATGGTACCCAGACCAGGGGCTATGAATTTTCATGAGGCGATCATCATACTTCATTGTCTGTTCTTGAATGAAGTCCTTTTAGAGTCAGTGTAATGGAAAATCCATACTCACTTAAATATGTGTGGCTTATGGGAAGTATAAGAACTTAAAGACAGTGAATTgactttgaaaaagtaaaatgagatttaaaacagctgttaaaaaaatgttgaaaataaccATTATGCTTTAACCTTTCCCTCAGGCATTCAAATAGTTATTTTACGTCCAGCATTGATCTAGAAAATGGAACTCTAACATACATAAATCTTGATCCTATTACTCTAAAGTCCTGGAGGTGAGAGCCAAAAACATGTAAAATTACTGTAATAAGAATTaattaaaacacataaataaCCCCAGAGAAGAGGGGGATTCATTTCTGTAGGTGGGCACTCCTTTATATATCTGATCTTCAGTCCTTCAGTCAAAACTGCCTCCCTAACAGATTCTCAAAAATATGAACCACATTTCTGTCTCTGGGACTTTTGCTTGTTGTTCCTCTGGACATATAGCTCCTTACCTCAGGTCCATTGGGTCTCCATAAccacagtatttaaaaatagtatcCAACAAAAAAAGGGAGTCAAGatagcagaggagtagcagactgagatgacattgGGTCgcagttcagctagatagttatcaaaccattcttgAACACCTGAAAAcacaacaggagatcaaagagaagagtgcaaatctagaaacagaaaatcaaccactttctgaaaagtaggactTGCAGAGAAGCAAATCCCAAACCACTGGAAGACAGATTGTGAtgagaggggctggctcctggcaagtggtggagcaattgagcacaaaatctgaacttttagaattctgcttcactgagggatatcactccagaggctaagcatgGGTGAAGCCCttatggggacagtgtggtctcaggtcccacagggtgaCCGAAGGATCAGGGGTGTGTGAGTATAGCAGAGCTCACAaatatcagagcagggaagctgattACAGAGATGGAGCAGAGGAATGAGTTCTCAGCTTAAACTGTGATCAGCTCTTTGAGCAGGGCctcccacaagtggcagatctggagagtCTCACCTTCCTGCTCTGGAGTAGAAGTGTGGCAGGAATATTTTGAGTTTGGGGACTCAAAATACAGCTGcacaccagagatagaaatgctcagtcacaggttgggtgagctcagagcgcaacCAGAGActagggagatgggagtgactgACCACTTTTCTCCAAAGGTGCACTGAGGGGTGGGACcacgagctctcagctcctccaagcTGGAGATTGGGAGGGACCATTTTCACTCCtctcctccagagctctatggaaagcatttagGGAAAAAACTCCCAAAAGCACCTGAGCAGATTccttagcctggtccctggcaagggcagtgcaattccacctctggcAAGGACATtggagaatcactacaacaggtccctcaTTTGGaagctcagcaagaacatctagccaagaccaagctcactgatcaaggagaagagtggaattccagaggatgggaaagcAAAGTGCAAAATTCATggatttctccccatgattctttagtcttgcaaagttaattaaatttttttaattttatttttttcttattctatttttttaacttttccttattcctcttttaatgttttttaactagtttatcttaacaatgcctttctaatatatatatatatatatatatatatatatatatatatatctttttaaacattcattattacagtcatattttgtccttcattgtatctacctttattttttgtatacatatacagttttttcttctaaaatcttgGGATACaattcttctaatagatcaaaatatactgtAATTCTAGCGCAGGGCTATGTTCCAGTTTCCAGACAGAGCAAATTCcctccattttattattttatttttctttctttttccaaacaacttatcaattccttttttagaatttttttaaattttcatctttacagtcatgttTACCCCTATTCATCGTGTTtacacttttatatatatatatatatatatatatatatatatatataattacatatattttttttaagttctttaatttttttctactttttagctctcttcttctcttcttctctccccgATTTGGGGTctctctgatttggttagcagAAATGTTTCTGGGGTTTTTGACACCCACTTGtactttattctctcattcatatattcatatttggataaaatgacaaggcagaaaaactcaccacaaaaaataaagaacaagaggcagtacagaagactagggacctaatcaatacagacactggtaatatgtcagatgtagagttcaggaTGATTGTCAAGGTGCTATCTGGGCTCAaaagggcatggaagatattagagaaaatctGGAGAAATACAAtctatttatgtataaataaagGACTAATATCTAACTAAGTTgaaacaaaaaagctattaatgaggtgcaattcaAAATGGaaactcttactgctaggataaatgaggaagaagagagaattagtggtatagaagaccaaatgacagagaataaagaagctgagcagaagagagacaaggaactactggaccatgagggaagaatttgagagataagtgataccataaggtgaaacaatattagaataattgggaatccagaagaagaagagggaagggggcaaAAGGTGTTTTGGATCAAATTATagtagaaaatttccctaatatggcaaagggaacaagcatcaaaatccaggaggcacagagaacccccctcaaaatcaataaaaataggtctgcACCCCaccatgtaatagtaaaacttacaagtcttagtgacagagaaaatcctgaaagcagccaggacaagaactctgtaacatacaatagtaaaaaatattagattggcaccagacttatccacagagacctggcaggcaggaaagaactgacatgatatattcagagcactaaatgagaaaaacatgcagccaaaaatactatatccagcaaagctatcattgaaaatagaaggagagataaatagcttccaggacaaacaaaaactaaaagaatttgtaaacaccaaaccggctttacaggaaatactgaaaggggtcctctaagcaaagagagagcctaaaagtagacgatcagaaaggaacagagacaatatacagtaacagtcaccttacaggcaatacaatggcactaaattcatatctttcagtagttaccctgaatgtaaatgggctaaatgccccaatcaaaagacacagggtaccagagtgcattaaaaaaacaaaatccatcaatatgttgtttaccaaaataaaaacaaaacaaaacaaacaaacaaaaaaactaatttcagacccaaagacacctccagatttaaagtgacagGGTAGAGAGccacttaccatgctaatgggcatcaaaagaaagctgaggtggcaaaccttatatcagataaattagattttaagccaaaaactataataagagatgaagaaggacactatatatcatactcaaagggtctgttcaacaacaagatctaataattttaaatatctatgcctctgagatggaagcagccaactaaaccaataaataaaaaaattaaagaaatacattgacaataataaaataatagtaggtgactttgccaccctcctcactgaaatggacagatcatccaagcaaaagatcaacaaggaaataaaggccttaaatgacacactggaccagatggacatcacagatatattcagaacattccatcccaaagcaacagaatacacattcttttctagtgcacatgaaatattcacatcctgggtcacaaatcaggtcttaaccAGAACCAAAATATTGGGAcaatttcctgcatattttcagaacacagtgttctgaagctagaactcaaagacaagaggaaagttagaaagaattcaaacacatggaggctaaagagcatcctactaaagaatgaatgggtcaaccaggaaattaaagaagaattacaaaactcataaaaacacaacagttcaaaatctttgagacacagcaaaggtggtcctgagagggaagtatatagcgatagaaaactttctcaagaaacaagaagggtctcaagtacacaacctaaccttacacctaaaggacctggagaaagaacagcaaagaaaacctaaacccagcaggggaagataaataataaagatcaaagcagaaatcaatgaactagaaaccaagAATATTAgagcagatcaacaaaactaggaactggttaTTTAAAAGATCTCATAAGACTGATAAGCCcttgaccagacttatcaaaaaaaaaaaaaaaaaaagagatagagagagaaaggacccaaggtaatcaaatcatgaatgagagaggagatatcacaaccaacaccaaagaaatgcaagcaattataagaacttattatgagcaattatataattttgacaatctgaaagaaatgaatgcatttctagagctgtataaactaccaaaactgaaccaggaagaaatagaaaacctgaacagacccataaccagtaagatttgaagtagtcatcaaaaatttcaCAAGAAACAAGTGCCCTGggctagatggcttcccagaggaattctaccaaacatttaaagaagaattcataccTATACTCcagaaagtgttccaaaaaacagaaatggaaggaaaacttccaactcactttatgaggccagcatcaccttgatctcaaaaccagataaggatcccataaaaaaatagaattacaggagactgggtcacaaatcaggactcaacctataccaaaagactgagattagccctgcacattctcagatcacaatgctttgaaactggagctcaatcacaaggaaaagttcagaaggaactcaaacacctggaagctaaagaccaccttgcttaagaatgcttggatcaaccaggagatcaaagaagaactgaaacaattcatggaaaccaatgagaatgaagacacttcggtcccaaacctatgggatacagcaaaggcggtcctaagggggaaatacatagccatccaagcctccctcaaaaaaatcaaaaaatccagaacacaccagctgtctctacaccttaaagaactggaaaatcaacaacaaatcaaaccaactgcacatataagaagggaaataatcaatattagagTTGAGATCAATaaagtagaaaccagagatacagtagaacgtatcaatgaaactagaagctggttcttataaagaatcaataagatcaataaaccattggcgacactaatcaaaaagaaaagagagaaagctcaaaaagataaaattatgaatgaaaagggagagatcgcaatgaacaccaaggaagtagaaacaatcatcagaagttattgtcaacagttatatgccaataagttaagcaacctagatgaaattgatgcattcctggaaaactataaactccccaaattgaaccaggaagaaatcgacaacctgaatagaccaatatctagtaacgagattgaaggggtgatcaaaaacctcccaaaaaacaagagcccaagacctgatggattccctggggaattctaccaaactttcaaagaagaaataaaacctattctcctgaagctgtttcaaaaaattgaagcagaaggaaaacttccagactctttctatgaagccagcattaccgtgatccccaaaccaagcaaagaccctaccaaaggagaatttcagaccaatataactgatgaatatggatgctaagatctcaacaagatcctagtaaacaggacccaacagcacattaaaaagattatccaccatgaccaggtgggattcatccctgggatacaaggatggttcaacatttgcaaatcaatcaatgtgatagaacaaattaataagagaagagagaagaaccacatcatcctctcaattgatgcagaaaaagcatttgacaaaatctggcatccgttcctgattaaaacgcttcaaagtatagggatagagggaacattcctgaacttcatcaaatctatgtatgaaagacccacagaaaatatcatcctccatgggtaaaagcttgcagccttcccgttgagatcgggaacacgacaaggatgcccaatctCACCACTCTTCTTCAAGATAGTAttaaagtcctagaaacagcaatcagacaacaaagataaataaaaggtatccaaattggtaataaagaaatcaaactccctctctttgcagatgacatcattctttatatggaaatcccaaaagactccacccccaaactactagaactcatacaacaattcagcaacatggcagcatacaaagtcaatgtgcagaaatcagtggcttttttatacactaacaatgaaaatacagaaagagaaattagagaatagattccatttactatggcaccaagaaccataagatacctgggaataaaccaaaacaaagaggtaaaggatctgtactcgaggaactacagaatactcatgaaagaaattgaagaagacacaaaaagatggaagaccattccatgctcttggatcagaagaataaacattgttaaaatgtctataatgcctagagcaatctatgcttttaatgctattctgatcaaaattccaccggtattcttcaaagagctggagcaaataatcctaaaatttgtatgaaatcagaagagaccctgaatctctaaggaaatgttgaaaaacaaaaataaaatggtgggcatcatgttacctgatttcaagcttta
It encodes:
- the LOC131837009 gene encoding olfactory receptor 56A3-like: MLPYNSSYLSAELSDFILNCFVRSPSWQHWLSLPLSLLFFLAMGANATLLITVWLEASLHEPMYYLLSLLSLLDIALCLTVIPKVLAIFWFDLKSISFYACFLQMYIMNCCLGMESCTFMVMAYDRYVAICHPLRYPSIITDQFVAKAAIFILARNAFLTMFIPILSARLHYCGKHIIENCICANLSVSKLSCDNVVLNKMYQLIVAWTLLGSDLILIFLSYTFILRAVLRLKAKGAAAKALSTCGSHFILILFFSTILLVFVFTHIAKKKISPDIPILLNVLHHVIPAALNPIVYGVRTQEIKEGIGKILRRVGKSSN